One genomic window of Sporocytophaga myxococcoides DSM 11118 includes the following:
- the trpD gene encoding anthranilate phosphoribosyltransferase, which yields MKEIILQLLEQKSLSKDTAKQALTDITMGRVNHSQMACFMTVYMMRSITVEELEGFRDAMLELCLATDLSEYNPIDLCGTGGDGKDTFNVSTLASFVVAGAGVRVAKHGNYGVSSGVGSSNIMEHFGYKFTNDISTLKKQIENAGICILHAPLFHPSMKNVGPIRKDLGVKTFFNMLGPMSNPAFPQNQLVGVFSLELARLYGYLYQKTGKNFAILHSLDGYDEISLTGAFKLISNKKETILQPEDLGFKKLKAEALSSGKSLESSAKIFTNVLCNEATEEQTSAVVVNAAMAIWCARPDLSLEDSIGLAKESLASGKALSAFKTLLSLN from the coding sequence ATGAAAGAGATAATTCTTCAGCTACTGGAACAAAAGAGTCTGAGCAAAGATACAGCAAAACAGGCTCTGACTGATATTACCATGGGGCGCGTCAATCATAGTCAGATGGCGTGCTTCATGACTGTATACATGATGCGCAGCATTACTGTTGAGGAGCTGGAAGGCTTCAGGGATGCTATGCTTGAGCTTTGTCTTGCAACGGATTTGTCAGAATATAATCCTATAGATCTTTGCGGTACGGGAGGTGATGGTAAAGATACCTTTAATGTCTCTACCCTAGCATCTTTTGTAGTGGCTGGCGCTGGCGTCAGAGTTGCTAAGCATGGAAATTATGGGGTTTCTTCAGGCGTTGGTTCTTCTAACATCATGGAACACTTCGGTTATAAGTTTACCAATGATATAAGTACATTAAAAAAACAGATTGAGAATGCAGGGATATGTATTCTGCACGCTCCTCTGTTCCATCCATCAATGAAAAATGTTGGTCCTATCAGAAAAGATCTGGGAGTGAAAACTTTTTTCAATATGCTTGGACCAATGTCGAATCCTGCCTTTCCTCAGAACCAGCTTGTAGGTGTGTTCAGTCTTGAATTGGCAAGGCTTTATGGTTATCTTTACCAAAAGACAGGTAAAAACTTTGCCATTCTGCATTCACTGGATGGATATGATGAAATTTCTCTTACAGGAGCATTCAAACTGATCAGTAATAAAAAGGAAACCATTCTTCAGCCAGAAGATTTAGGTTTCAAAAAGCTTAAGGCAGAAGCCTTGTCATCAGGGAAATCTCTTGAATCATCGGCCAAAATATTTACGAATGTATTGTGCAATGAGGCAACGGAGGAGCAAACCTCTGCGGTCGTTGTAAATGCAGCGATGGCGATCTGGTGTGCAAGACCAGACCTTAGCCTGGAAGATTCTATCGGGCTTGCTAAAGAGTCTCTTGCATCTGGCAAAGCTTTGAGCGCATTTAAAACATTGCTATCTCTGAATTAA
- a CDS encoding anthranilate synthase component II: MRLLVLDNYDSFVYNIVHIIKELGFGANMEIHRNDKISIDEVKNFDKILLSPGPGVPSEAGILHEIVKKYGAEKDIFGVCLGHQGIGEVYGASLINLDQVYHGLSIKTKVSVPDYIFNGLPQEFMCGRYHSWAVDPKSNLDQIEVTAADEKGNIMALRHKKHKVRGVQFHPESVLTENGKLIMKNWLNG, encoded by the coding sequence ATGCGCCTTTTAGTTTTAGACAATTACGATTCTTTTGTATATAACATAGTTCATATTATAAAAGAGTTAGGCTTTGGAGCAAACATGGAAATTCATCGTAATGATAAAATTTCCATTGACGAGGTTAAGAATTTTGATAAAATACTCCTTTCCCCAGGACCTGGTGTCCCTTCGGAAGCCGGTATTTTGCATGAAATAGTAAAGAAATACGGAGCCGAGAAAGATATTTTCGGCGTATGCCTCGGTCATCAGGGAATAGGTGAAGTATATGGAGCTAGCCTTATCAATCTGGACCAGGTGTATCATGGCCTGTCGATCAAGACGAAGGTCTCTGTACCAGACTATATTTTCAATGGCCTTCCTCAGGAGTTTATGTGTGGAAGATATCATTCATGGGCTGTGGATCCTAAGAGTAATCTTGATCAGATTGAGGTAACTGCCGCAGATGAGAAAGGCAATATAATGGCCCTGAGACATAAGAAGCACAAGGTAAGAGGTGTCCAGTTTCATCCGGAATCTGTCCTTACTGAAAATGGCAAATTGATTATGAAAAACTGGTTAAACGGTTAA
- a CDS encoding HisA/HisF-related TIM barrel protein: protein MIEIIPAISVVKLRVARVQNGNLDNIKIYDERPLDMALKFQDHGIKKIHLIDIEGARKGRIMNQEVIETIAGYTDLAIDFGGGINDDDDIRLAFEHGANAIHASTIAVNNKDLFSSWIISYGRNKIILGADVNNDKIATRGWSKSTEVDVLDLVDYFHNQGILYVKCTDITCDDSLAGPPFDLYKRILNKFPDIKLMASGGVRSVEDIDKLQDLGVYGVIFAKAYYEGMIKLKDLEKYFS, encoded by the coding sequence ATGATCGAGATAATTCCGGCAATATCAGTTGTAAAGCTCAGAGTAGCAAGGGTTCAGAACGGAAACCTTGATAACATTAAAATCTATGATGAGCGACCTCTGGATATGGCTTTGAAATTTCAGGATCATGGCATTAAAAAAATTCACCTGATTGATATTGAAGGGGCAAGAAAGGGTAGGATAATGAATCAGGAGGTCATTGAAACGATAGCTGGTTATACGGATCTTGCTATTGACTTCGGTGGAGGTATCAATGATGACGATGATATCAGACTGGCCTTTGAACATGGGGCAAATGCTATCCATGCCTCTACTATCGCAGTGAACAACAAGGATTTATTTTCTTCCTGGATTATTTCCTATGGTAGAAATAAAATAATCCTGGGAGCAGATGTCAATAATGACAAAATAGCTACCAGAGGCTGGTCCAAAAGTACTGAAGTTGATGTGCTCGACTTAGTGGATTATTTTCATAATCAGGGAATTTTGTATGTAAAATGTACGGATATTACCTGTGATGATTCCCTTGCTGGTCCTCCATTTGACCTTTATAAAAGGATACTTAATAAATTTCCTGATATTAAATTAATGGCAAGCGGCGGTGTTAGATCTGTAGAAGATATTGATAAGCTTCAGGATCTTGGGGTTTATGGAGTGATATTCGCCAAAGCGTATTATGAAGGTATGATTAAATTAAAGGATCTTGAAAAGTACTTTAGCTAA
- the trpA gene encoding tryptophan synthase subunit alpha: MDTKIQVKNRLTAAFSENQKPLLNIYFTAGYPALNDTLPVLRALQNACVDMVEIGMPFSDPLADGPVIQRSSEIALENGMTIKGLFEQIKDMRKEIHIPVLLMGYINPVLRYGIEKFCEDAAAVGIDGVIIPDLPVREYMEDYEEIFQKNNLSNIFLVTPHTSPERLKLIDDHATGFIYAVSTDSTTGNTKDIKQQEEYFSRLKGSKLKNPLMIGFNVRDKESFAFATNYAKGAIIGSAFVKAITGSKNLEKDIDVFIKGIR, encoded by the coding sequence ATGGATACTAAAATTCAGGTAAAAAACCGATTGACTGCGGCTTTCAGCGAGAATCAAAAGCCATTGCTTAATATTTATTTCACAGCGGGTTATCCTGCTTTGAATGACACTCTTCCTGTTTTAAGGGCTTTACAGAATGCATGCGTGGATATGGTGGAAATCGGAATGCCGTTTTCTGATCCATTGGCTGATGGTCCTGTAATTCAGAGAAGCAGCGAAATTGCACTCGAAAACGGAATGACCATTAAAGGACTTTTCGAGCAGATCAAAGACATGCGTAAAGAGATTCATATACCTGTGTTGCTAATGGGTTATATCAATCCTGTTTTGAGATATGGTATTGAAAAGTTCTGTGAAGATGCTGCTGCTGTGGGTATTGACGGAGTAATTATCCCGGATTTACCAGTTAGAGAATATATGGAGGATTACGAAGAGATCTTTCAAAAGAACAACCTTTCGAATATTTTCCTTGTAACTCCGCATACCTCACCAGAGCGTTTAAAACTCATTGATGATCATGCAACTGGATTTATTTACGCAGTTTCTACAGACAGTACTACTGGAAATACAAAAGATATCAAGCAGCAGGAAGAATATTTTTCCAGATTAAAAGGATCCAAACTGAAGAATCCTTTAATGATTGGATTCAATGTGAGGGATAAAGAGTCATTTGCCTTTGCAACGAATTATGCTAAAGGTGCAATTATAGGAAGTGCATTTGTAAAGGCGATTACAGGAAGCAAAAACCTGGAGAAGGATATCGACGTTTTTATAAAAGGTATCAGATAA
- the trpC gene encoding indole-3-glycerol phosphate synthase TrpC: MNILDKIIERKIKEVEQRKRLTPASVLEKSAYFELPNISFRKFLTDPSRTGIIAEFKRKSPSKGVINDRVTVEEVVSAYDNCGASAVSVLTDIDFFGGSDEDLLHARDVIKCPILRKEFIIDEYQILEAKSMGANVILLIAAVLEPQRLKALAAFTKSLGMEILMEVHDLEELEANHWDEIDAIGVNNRNLKTFEVSLETSYKLSEEIPDRFIKVSESGIHDVKTILQLKEYGFEGFLIGENFMKNSNPGEAFGAFTNELRELQLKQFQTKKPI; encoded by the coding sequence ATGAACATACTTGATAAAATCATCGAGCGCAAAATAAAGGAAGTAGAGCAGAGAAAAAGGCTCACTCCTGCAAGTGTGCTTGAAAAGTCGGCTTACTTCGAGTTGCCGAATATTTCTTTCAGAAAGTTTCTTACAGATCCGTCAAGAACAGGCATCATAGCTGAGTTTAAAAGAAAGTCACCATCTAAAGGAGTAATCAATGACAGGGTTACTGTTGAAGAAGTTGTTTCTGCATATGATAATTGTGGAGCAAGCGCAGTTTCTGTCTTGACAGACATAGATTTCTTCGGCGGTTCAGATGAAGATTTACTTCATGCAAGAGATGTAATCAAATGTCCGATTTTAAGGAAGGAATTTATTATAGATGAATATCAGATACTGGAAGCAAAATCAATGGGAGCAAATGTAATTCTCCTGATTGCTGCAGTACTGGAGCCTCAAAGACTTAAAGCGCTGGCTGCCTTTACTAAAAGCCTGGGGATGGAAATCTTGATGGAAGTACATGATCTTGAAGAACTGGAGGCTAATCACTGGGATGAAATAGATGCTATTGGTGTCAACAACAGAAACCTAAAGACATTTGAAGTGAGCCTGGAAACTTCCTATAAGCTTTCGGAAGAGATTCCTGATAGATTTATCAAGGTTTCTGAAAGTGGCATTCATGATGTTAAAACCATTCTTCAGCTGAAGGAATATGGCTTTGAAGGCTTTCTAATCGGTGAGAATTTTATGAAGAATTCTAATCCGGGAGAGGCATTTGGAGCTTTTACAAATGAATTAAGAGAATTACAGCTGAAGCAATTTCAAACCAAAAAACCTATTTAA
- a CDS encoding phosphoribosylanthranilate isomerase encodes MIKLKVCGMREEKNLKQLIQVGPDYIGFIFYKKSKRFVGDDEAISFIKPFNIQKVGVFVNEENNEIIKHAKALDLNLIQLHGDESPDQAEELKSLGLKVIKVFSVNNQLPSNELDRFKKVSDYFLLDTKTEAYGGSGQRFDWSVLKDYDNEIPLFLSGGIGEEHLGEISDLSKSLNIHAIDVNSRFEITPALKNIDSITSFAQKLKAL; translated from the coding sequence ATGATTAAGCTCAAGGTATGCGGGATGAGGGAGGAAAAAAACCTTAAGCAATTAATTCAGGTTGGACCGGATTATATTGGATTTATCTTTTATAAAAAGTCCAAAAGGTTTGTGGGTGATGATGAAGCTATATCTTTCATTAAACCTTTTAATATTCAAAAGGTTGGAGTTTTTGTAAATGAAGAGAATAATGAAATTATCAAACACGCAAAAGCTCTGGACCTTAATTTAATTCAGCTTCATGGAGATGAATCTCCTGATCAGGCTGAGGAGCTGAAGAGTCTGGGACTCAAGGTTATTAAAGTCTTTTCTGTCAACAACCAATTGCCGTCAAATGAACTGGATAGGTTTAAAAAAGTATCGGACTATTTTCTTCTGGATACAAAAACAGAAGCTTATGGTGGCAGCGGCCAAAGATTTGACTGGTCTGTTTTAAAAGATTATGATAATGAAATTCCGCTTTTTTTAAGCGGAGGAATTGGCGAAGAACATCTGGGAGAAATTTCGGATCTAAGCAAAAGTTTAAATATTCACGCCATTGATGTAAACAGCAGGTTTGAAATCACACCTGCCTTAAAAAATATAGACAGTATAACATCATTTGCTCAAAAGCTAAAAGCATTATGA
- the trpB gene encoding tryptophan synthase subunit beta, with product MNFTVDENGFYGSFGGAYIPEMLFPNVEELKDKYLKIMNEESFITEYNNLLKDYVGRPTPLYFAKRLSEHFKANIYLKREDLCHTGAHKINNTLGQILLAKRLGKRRIIAETGAGQHGVATATVCALMGFDCIVYMGEIDMERQKPNVERMKMLGATVVPATSGSKTLKDATNEAIRDWINNPSDTHYIIGSVVGPHPYPDMVARFQAIISKEVRAQLKEKTGSENPDYVIACVGGGSNAAGAFFHYLNEKDVKLVAVEAAGMGIDSGYSAATTFLGKPGVLHGSKTLLMQTADGQIVEAHSISAGLDYPGIGPIHSHLFETGRAEFLAITDKEAFKAAVLLSKLEGIIPALESSHAIASMAKLNLKPSDTVVVNLSGRGDKDLMTYITRKEEFLKD from the coding sequence ATGAATTTTACAGTAGACGAAAACGGGTTTTATGGAAGCTTCGGGGGTGCATACATTCCTGAAATGCTTTTCCCCAATGTAGAAGAACTAAAGGATAAATACCTCAAAATTATGAATGAGGAATCCTTTATCACAGAGTATAACAATCTCTTAAAGGACTACGTGGGAAGACCTACACCTTTATATTTTGCTAAGAGACTTTCAGAACACTTTAAAGCAAATATATATCTTAAGAGAGAAGATCTTTGTCATACCGGTGCACATAAAATAAATAATACGCTTGGCCAGATCCTTCTTGCTAAGAGACTCGGGAAGAGACGGATTATAGCAGAGACCGGCGCCGGACAGCATGGTGTTGCAACAGCTACGGTTTGTGCTTTAATGGGTTTTGACTGCATCGTTTACATGGGCGAAATCGATATGGAACGTCAGAAGCCCAATGTAGAGCGTATGAAAATGCTTGGCGCAACAGTTGTGCCAGCTACTTCCGGCAGCAAAACATTAAAAGATGCTACCAATGAGGCTATCAGGGACTGGATCAATAACCCTTCCGATACACATTATATCATTGGGTCTGTAGTAGGACCACATCCGTACCCGGATATGGTTGCAAGATTCCAGGCTATAATAAGTAAAGAAGTTCGAGCTCAGTTGAAAGAAAAGACTGGCTCAGAAAATCCAGATTATGTAATTGCATGTGTTGGTGGAGGTAGTAATGCTGCAGGTGCATTTTTCCATTATCTGAATGAAAAGGATGTTAAACTTGTGGCAGTAGAAGCTGCAGGAATGGGCATAGATTCAGGTTATTCAGCTGCAACGACTTTTCTTGGAAAACCAGGAGTGTTGCATGGAAGCAAAACTTTATTGATGCAGACAGCAGATGGTCAGATCGTAGAAGCACATTCAATATCTGCAGGTCTTGACTATCCTGGGATCGGACCAATTCACAGTCATTTATTTGAAACAGGAAGAGCTGAGTTTTTAGCAATCACTGACAAAGAAGCATTTAAAGCTGCAGTCTTATTGAGCAAGCTGGAAGGAATTATTCCTGCTCTTGAATCTTCACATGCGATAGCATCTATGGCAAAATTAAATCTTAAACCATCAGATACTGTTGTAGTGAACCTTTCAGGTAGAGGTGATAAAGATCTGATGACATATATAACCAGAAAAGAAGAATTTTTAAAAGACTAA